One genomic segment of Actinoplanes ianthinogenes includes these proteins:
- a CDS encoding ABC transporter permease — protein MVFGYLRCYVLLAVAASAPGGRPAGYDPQQLATYVWLGQGLLSVVLLWGWADLAERIRTGDVAADLLRPVAPLTAYLAADLGRAGHAMLTRFVVPVVVGVLCFPLRIPTRWQTVPLFLASVLLAVIVSFGCRYLVNTTAYWLHDARGPIMLWVLGAGVLGGLYFPLRMLPEWLAVTLWVATPMPSLLQTPLDVAAERDGLALQAGLVGVQACWAVGLLLLARLVQRRAERRLVVQGG, from the coding sequence GTGGTCTTCGGCTACCTCCGCTGTTACGTGCTGCTCGCGGTGGCTGCGAGCGCTCCCGGCGGCCGTCCCGCGGGGTACGACCCGCAGCAGCTCGCCACCTACGTCTGGCTCGGCCAGGGTCTACTCAGCGTGGTGCTGCTGTGGGGCTGGGCGGACCTCGCCGAGCGGATCCGCACCGGTGACGTCGCAGCCGATCTGTTACGTCCGGTCGCCCCGCTCACCGCTTACCTCGCCGCGGACCTGGGCCGGGCCGGGCACGCGATGCTGACCCGGTTCGTCGTGCCGGTGGTGGTCGGAGTGCTCTGCTTCCCGCTGCGGATACCGACCCGCTGGCAGACGGTCCCGCTGTTCCTGGCCTCGGTGCTGCTCGCGGTGATCGTCAGTTTCGGCTGCCGCTACCTGGTGAACACCACCGCGTACTGGCTGCACGACGCCCGCGGCCCGATCATGCTGTGGGTGCTCGGCGCCGGTGTGCTGGGCGGCCTCTACTTCCCGCTGCGCATGCTGCCGGAGTGGCTGGCCGTCACGCTCTGGGTGGCCACCCCGATGCCGAGCCTGTTGCAGACGCCGCTGGACGTGGCCGCCGAGCGGGACGGCCTGGCGCTCCAGGCCGGGCTGGTCGGGGTGCAGGCCTGCTGGGCGGTGGGGCTGCTGCTCCTGGCCCGGCTGGTGCAGCGGCGGGCCGAGCGGCGCCTGGTGGTGCAGGGTGGGTGA
- a CDS encoding ABC transporter permease: MGELRAYAALAGAQIRSVVSYRTSFLVEVLSNVGSTVFDVLTVLVLFRATDTLGGFTFAEALLMTGITAAGFAVADFTIGSIDRLKTHVRAGTLDAVLVRPLPALPQLLLMDLPLRKALRVVFGFVVLGVAISLNTIDWTPARLVLITVAPLSCAVFMSAIFVISASLAFWWVDSGELGSAFTYGGRDFASYPITVYGPVFRNLFAYTLGFAFVAYQPALALLGRPDPLGLPAWAGFASPLVALAAATVAATVWRVGLRHYRSTGS; encoded by the coding sequence GTGGGTGAGCTGCGTGCCTACGCCGCGCTGGCGGGGGCCCAGATCCGCTCGGTCGTCTCCTACCGCACCTCGTTCCTGGTCGAGGTGCTGAGCAACGTCGGCTCCACGGTCTTCGACGTGCTCACCGTGCTGGTGCTGTTCCGGGCAACCGACACGCTGGGCGGGTTCACCTTCGCCGAGGCGCTGCTGATGACCGGCATCACGGCGGCCGGGTTCGCGGTGGCCGACTTCACCATCGGCAGCATCGACCGGCTCAAGACCCACGTCCGGGCCGGGACCCTGGACGCCGTGCTGGTCCGGCCGCTGCCCGCGCTGCCTCAGCTGCTGCTGATGGACCTGCCGCTCCGCAAGGCGCTGCGGGTGGTCTTCGGTTTCGTCGTGCTGGGCGTCGCGATCAGCCTGAACACCATCGACTGGACGCCGGCCCGGCTGGTGCTGATCACCGTGGCGCCGCTGTCCTGTGCCGTGTTCATGAGCGCGATCTTCGTGATCAGCGCGAGCCTGGCCTTCTGGTGGGTGGACTCGGGGGAGCTGGGCAGCGCCTTCACCTACGGCGGGCGGGACTTCGCGTCGTACCCGATCACGGTCTACGGCCCGGTCTTCCGCAACCTGTTCGCGTACACCCTGGGTTTCGCCTTCGTCGCCTACCAACCGGCCCTGGCCCTGCTCGGCCGCCCGGACCCGCTGGGTCTGCCGGCCTGGGCCGGCTTCGCCTCTCCGCTGGTCGCGCTCGCCGCGGCCACCGTCGCCGCCACCGTCTGGCGCGTCGGCCTCCGTCACTACAGGAGCACCGGCTCATGA